CCCGGCTACGTCAACTCCAACATGTCGGCCAGCGACCTGCGCTCGGCGATGACCAGCCACATCACCCAGGTCATGAACCACTACAAGGGCAAGGTCTACGCCTGGGACGTGGTCAACGAGGCCTTCGCCGACGGCGGCGCCGTCGGCAGCCTGCGCAGCTCGGTGTTCACCCAGAAACTCGGCAACGGCTTCATCGAAGAGGCCTTCCGCGCCGCGCGCGCCGCCGACCCCAACGTCAAGCTGTGCTACAACGACTACAACATCGACGACGCCAACGCCAACAAGACCCGCGGCGTCTACAACATGGTCAAGGACTTCAAGGCCCGCGGCGTGCCCATCGACTGCGTCGGCCTGCAGTCGCACTTCGGCAACCCGCCCGCCAACTACCAGCAGAACATCGCCCAGTTCGCCGCCCTCGGCGTCGACGTCCAGATCACCGAGCTCGACGTCGGCGGCTCCGGCTCCACCCAGGCCGACGCCTACCGCCGCGTCACCCAGGCCTGCCTGGCCGTGCCCCGCTGCACCGGCATCACCGTATGGGGCATCACCGACAAGTACTCCTGGCGCAGCGGCGACACCCCCCTGCTGTTCGACGGCAACTACAACAAGAAACAGGCCTACACCTCCGTCCTCAACGCGCTCAACG
This genomic stretch from Microbispora sp. ZYX-F-249 harbors:
- a CDS encoding endo-1,4-beta-xylanase, giving the protein SGGTRRMLVAGALGVLGAVTALAATTPAGAAAGTLGEAAAQSGRYFGTAIAAGHLNDSTYVATWDREFNSVTAENEMKWGPIEPSRGSFNWGPADQIVNHALSKGMKVRGHTLVWHAQLPGYVNSNMSASDLRSAMTSHITQVMNHYKGKVYAWDVVNEAFADGGAVGSLRSSVFTQKLGNGFIEEAFRAARAADPNVKLCYNDYNIDDANANKTRGVYNMVKDFKARGVPIDCVGLQSHFGNPPANYQQNIAQFAALGVDVQITELDVGGSGSTQADAYRRVTQACLAVPRCTGITVWGITDKYSWRSGDTPLLFDGNYNKKQAYTSVLNALN